One genomic segment of Pedobacter endophyticus includes these proteins:
- a CDS encoding anthranilate synthase component I family protein, with protein sequence MFKINTTYKKMLADTTTPVSIYLRLRDVYPNSILLESSDYHSRENSMSFVCAEPVAGIILKGGRLETYFPDGTISITESKNLIDEIADFKDKFKETELPEIKFISSGLFGYFTWNAVQHFEDIKFASETPEGEETPEMQYHLYRYIIAIDHFKNEITLFKNTFEGEEEGGLEKMEYLIQNKNYPEYKFQLRGEETSNLTDQGFMNLVEKLQKHIYRGDVFQIVPSRAFKQAFSGDEFNVYRSLRSINPSPYLFYFDYGNFKLFGSSPEAQITIKNNTANLFPIAGTFKRSGNDIEDAEQARKLEQDPKESAEHVMLVDLARNDLSRHCSNVEVKSFKEVQYYSHLIHLVSKVSGHLQQNVSAFKVVADTYPAGTLSGAPKYKAMQLIDENENLGRNFYAGAIGFMGFNEDFNHAIMIRTFMSKNNELHYRAGAGIVADSVPETEMQEVNNKIAALRKALQMAETV encoded by the coding sequence ATGTTTAAAATTAACACCACTTACAAAAAGATGCTTGCCGATACCACAACACCGGTGAGTATTTATTTGCGCCTACGCGACGTTTATCCGAATAGCATTTTATTGGAAAGCTCCGATTACCATAGTCGCGAGAATTCGATGAGCTTTGTTTGTGCAGAGCCTGTGGCCGGAATTATTTTGAAAGGAGGCCGCTTAGAAACGTATTTCCCCGATGGAACAATTTCGATAACCGAGAGCAAAAACTTAATCGACGAGATAGCGGATTTTAAGGATAAATTTAAGGAGACAGAATTGCCCGAAATAAAGTTTATCTCTAGCGGGCTGTTTGGCTATTTTACCTGGAACGCCGTACAGCACTTTGAAGATATTAAATTTGCCTCCGAAACGCCTGAAGGTGAAGAAACACCCGAAATGCAATATCATTTATACCGATACATTATCGCAATTGATCATTTCAAAAACGAGATTACCCTTTTCAAGAACACATTTGAAGGAGAGGAAGAGGGTGGATTGGAGAAAATGGAATACCTGATTCAAAATAAGAACTACCCCGAATATAAGTTTCAGCTTCGTGGCGAGGAAACTTCCAACCTTACCGATCAGGGGTTTATGAATCTTGTAGAAAAACTGCAAAAGCACATTTACCGTGGCGATGTGTTCCAGATTGTTCCATCGCGGGCTTTCAAACAGGCTTTTTCGGGCGATGAGTTTAATGTTTACCGAAGCCTCCGTTCTATTAACCCTTCGCCTTATCTGTTTTACTTTGATTATGGAAATTTTAAGCTTTTCGGATCGTCGCCGGAGGCGCAAATTACCATTAAGAACAATACGGCAAATCTTTTTCCTATTGCGGGTACGTTTAAACGGAGCGGCAACGATATTGAGGATGCAGAACAGGCCCGCAAATTAGAGCAAGATCCCAAAGAAAGCGCCGAGCATGTAATGCTGGTTGATTTGGCCAGAAACGATTTAAGCAGGCATTGCAGTAACGTTGAGGTGAAATCATTTAAAGAGGTTCAATATTATTCTCATCTGATTCACCTGGTAAGCAAGGTGAGTGGCCATTTACAACAAAACGTAAGTGCGTTTAAGGTGGTTGCAGACACTTACCCGGCCGGTACATTAAGCGGTGCGCCGAAATACAAGGCCATGCAACTGATTGATGAGAATGAAAATCTAGGACGAAATTTCTATGCGGGCGCCATTGGCTTTATGGGTTTTAACGAAGATTTTAACCATGCGATAATGATCAGGACTTTTATGAGCAAAAACAACGAACTGCATTACCGTGCAGGTGCTGGTATTGTAGCCGATTCGGTTCCGGAAACAGAAATGCAGGAGGTAAACAACAAAATTGCCGCCTTGCGCAAAGCGCTGCAAATGGCAGAAACGGTTTAA
- a CDS encoding helix-turn-helix domain-containing protein, with the protein MDESFYKQIAYRIKEKRFKRGYSQSFMATELGISQNTYSRNERSIRKMPLERLYRIAAILNTQVVMLLGG; encoded by the coding sequence ATGGATGAAAGTTTCTACAAGCAGATCGCTTACCGCATTAAAGAAAAAAGGTTTAAACGAGGATACAGCCAATCTTTTATGGCAACAGAATTAGGGATTTCGCAAAATACCTATTCTCGAAATGAACGCAGTATAAGGAAAATGCCTTTAGAGAGGCTGTACCGAATTGCAGCTATTTTAAATACTCAAGTTGTAATGTTACTTGGTGGCTAA
- a CDS encoding anthranilate synthase component II: MEKNIDNTTPSTAKKVVLVIDNYDSFTYNLVHLINEVGYEAVVWRNDKFELADVAKFDKILLSPGPGIPEEAGLLLDVIKTYAPTKSIFGVCLGQQAIAEVFGGTLLNLGRPMHGIATPVTVVDGDESLFWECPQTINVGRYHSWVVSKENFPSCLKITAQDHKSEIMALRHETLDVRGVQFHPESVLTEYGRQMMENWLTS; encoded by the coding sequence ATGGAAAAAAATATAGACAATACAACCCCATCAACTGCCAAAAAGGTTGTGTTAGTAATTGATAATTATGATAGCTTCACCTACAACCTGGTTCATTTAATTAACGAAGTGGGTTACGAGGCGGTGGTTTGGAGAAACGATAAATTTGAACTGGCTGATGTGGCGAAGTTCGATAAAATCTTGCTTTCGCCCGGGCCTGGCATTCCTGAAGAGGCCGGATTACTATTGGATGTGATTAAAACTTATGCGCCTACAAAAAGTATTTTTGGGGTTTGTTTGGGGCAGCAGGCTATTGCCGAGGTGTTTGGCGGAACTTTGCTGAACCTGGGAAGGCCCATGCACGGAATTGCGACGCCGGTAACGGTAGTAGACGGCGACGAATCGTTGTTTTGGGAATGTCCGCAAACTATTAACGTTGGCCGGTACCACAGTTGGGTGGTAAGCAAAGAAAACTTTCCATCGTGTTTAAAGATTACGGCGCAAGACCATAAAAGTGAAATTATGGCGCTCCGACATGAAACGTTAGATGTTCGTGGTGTACAGTTCCATCCCGAAAGTGTGCTCACTGAATATGGAAGGCAAATGATGGAAAACTGGTTAACTTCTTAA
- the trpC gene encoding indole-3-glycerol phosphate synthase TrpC has product MNILDKIVLRKKEEVAHAKQLISIHDLQTTRHFDRTPLSFKEFLLANDRTGIIAEFKRRSPSKGLINGVADVAEVTQAYNAAGASALSVLTDVDFFGGKTDDLLAARAANNIPILRKDFMIDEYQILEAKAWGADIILLIAAILSPKQISDFGKFAQDLGLSVLLEVHNEEELERSISPHLDAIGVNNRNLADFTVDIQTSFDLVNKIPDEFLKISESAISDPQTIRALKGAGFNGFLIGENFMKTDNPGLAINEFVGQI; this is encoded by the coding sequence ATGAATATTTTAGATAAGATTGTATTACGTAAAAAAGAAGAAGTTGCCCATGCTAAGCAGCTTATTTCTATACACGATTTACAAACGACCAGGCATTTCGATAGAACGCCTTTGTCTTTTAAAGAGTTTTTGCTCGCAAACGACAGAACAGGAATTATTGCTGAATTCAAACGTCGGTCGCCATCAAAGGGTTTAATTAATGGAGTTGCCGATGTTGCTGAAGTAACCCAGGCTTACAACGCTGCGGGTGCATCGGCACTTTCAGTTTTGACTGATGTTGATTTTTTCGGGGGTAAAACAGATGATCTTCTGGCTGCCCGGGCTGCAAATAACATCCCGATTTTGCGCAAGGACTTTATGATCGATGAATACCAGATTTTAGAAGCCAAAGCCTGGGGTGCGGATATTATTTTGCTGATCGCCGCCATATTATCGCCCAAACAAATCAGCGATTTTGGAAAATTTGCTCAGGATTTAGGCTTGAGTGTTTTGTTGGAAGTGCATAATGAGGAAGAACTCGAAAGAAGTATTAGCCCTCATTTAGATGCGATTGGTGTGAACAACAGAAACCTGGCAGACTTTACTGTTGATATCCAAACCTCATTCGATTTAGTGAATAAAATTCCTGATGAGTTTTTAAAGATATCTGAAAGTGCAATTAGCGATCCCCAAACCATTAGAGCGTTGAAAGGCGCAGGATTCAACGGATTTTTAATCGGTGAGAACTTCATGAAAACCGATAACCCCGGGTTGGCGATTAACGAGTTTGTAGGACAGATTTAG
- the rbfA gene encoding 30S ribosome-binding factor RbfA translates to MESKRQQKFAGVLQEELAQIFQREGAAFLPNTLVTITRVRVSPDLAVAKVYLSFFNTTNTTLSINTVNAHAGEIRYKLGARIRHQARVVPELTFFVDDTNEYVERMDNLFDQIAKEPRQSDEDSE, encoded by the coding sequence ATGGAAAGTAAACGTCAGCAAAAATTTGCAGGAGTACTACAGGAAGAGTTAGCACAGATTTTTCAGCGGGAAGGTGCTGCATTTTTACCAAATACCTTGGTAACCATTACCCGGGTGCGCGTATCGCCGGATTTGGCCGTAGCCAAAGTATATTTAAGCTTTTTTAACACCACTAACACCACACTTTCTATAAATACCGTTAATGCCCATGCTGGCGAAATCAGGTATAAGCTGGGTGCAAGAATTCGCCATCAGGCAAGGGTGGTGCCCGAGCTTACATTCTTTGTTGATGATACCAACGAGTATGTTGAGCGAATGGATAATCTGTTTGACCAAATTGCTAAAGAACCCAGGCAGAGCGACGAAGACAGCGAGTAG
- a CDS encoding PLDc N-terminal domain-containing protein, with amino-acid sequence MNMLVAQIESNQIAVIVIIAAILWLGLILTALYHISRNTSMGFSVKVLWFIIILFAPFLGSIIYLIWGKNKKF; translated from the coding sequence ATGAACATGTTAGTAGCACAAATTGAAAGCAATCAAATTGCAGTTATCGTAATAATAGCAGCTATACTGTGGTTGGGGCTCATTCTGACCGCATTATATCATATATCGAGAAACACATCAATGGGTTTTTCGGTAAAGGTGCTTTGGTTTATTATTATTCTTTTTGCGCCGTTTTTAGGGTCGATTATTTATCTAATTTGGGGTAAGAATAAAAAGTTTTAG
- a CDS encoding ABC transporter ATP-binding protein codes for MGLLLDYLKNHKWIVALALLLAGFNIGFSLLDPYITGRILDCFINKKDTLTYSQYLWGSIGLIGLAIGAAMVSRIAKNFQDYFTSVIVQKVGAKMYADGLQHSLKLPYQVFEDQRSGETLGILQKVRLDSEKFITAFISILFVSLIGMIFVIVYSVSVSYKVTLVYFSAIPIIGFVSWFLSRKIKIIQRSIVGETTALAGSTTESLRNIELVKSLGLAEQEIERLNKTTYKILGLELKKVKYVRSMSFMQGTTVNLVRSTMVLVLLLLIFDDTITAGQYLTFLFYSFFLFNPLQELGNVILAWREAEVSLSNFKKILSTPIDKKPANPTSIQKINDLTFNQVGFKHQTANRNALENISFKTRNGQTIAFVGPSGSGKTTLVKLLVGLYQPKEGEILYNGIASNDIDLDALREKIGFVTQDTQLFSGTIRENLLFVNPTATDEECYKVLKQAACQTLLSRADKGLDSLIGEGGVKVSGGEKQRLSIARALLRQPDILVFDEATSSLDSITEEEITNTIRNVSHLTDHITILIAHRLSTIKHADVIYVLEKGRIIEQGKHEALIEQNGLYQAMWRQQIGERIVEV; via the coding sequence ATGGGATTATTATTAGATTACCTGAAAAACCACAAATGGATTGTGGCCCTGGCGCTATTGCTTGCAGGTTTCAATATCGGCTTTTCACTTTTAGACCCTTATATTACCGGTCGGATTCTGGATTGTTTTATCAATAAAAAAGACACCTTAACCTACAGCCAATACCTTTGGGGATCGATTGGGCTGATCGGTTTGGCGATTGGTGCGGCAATGGTTTCGCGTATTGCCAAAAATTTTCAGGATTATTTTACGAGCGTAATTGTTCAAAAGGTTGGCGCAAAAATGTATGCCGATGGTTTGCAACATTCTTTAAAATTGCCTTATCAGGTTTTTGAAGATCAGCGCAGTGGCGAAACATTGGGCATTTTACAAAAAGTTCGCTTGGATTCTGAAAAGTTTATCACCGCATTCATCAGCATTTTATTTGTCAGCTTAATCGGAATGATTTTCGTAATTGTTTATTCGGTTTCGGTAAGTTATAAAGTTACTTTGGTTTATTTTTCGGCCATTCCGATTATTGGTTTTGTCAGCTGGTTTTTAAGCCGTAAAATCAAGATTATTCAGCGCTCTATTGTTGGTGAAACAACGGCCCTGGCCGGCTCAACAACAGAATCGTTAAGAAATATTGAGCTTGTTAAAAGCCTTGGGCTGGCCGAACAAGAAATTGAGCGGCTAAATAAAACTACCTACAAAATTTTGGGCCTTGAGCTTAAAAAAGTAAAATATGTGCGCAGCATGAGCTTTATGCAGGGCACTACGGTAAACCTGGTTCGCAGTACAATGGTGCTGGTTTTGCTGCTGCTCATTTTCGACGATACGATTACGGCAGGTCAGTACTTAACGTTTCTATTCTATTCATTTTTCTTGTTTAATCCATTGCAGGAACTCGGAAACGTTATTCTTGCCTGGCGTGAGGCAGAGGTTTCGTTGAGCAACTTCAAAAAGATATTGAGTACGCCTATTGATAAAAAACCCGCAAATCCTACTTCCATCCAAAAAATAAACGACTTAACGTTTAACCAGGTCGGCTTTAAGCACCAAACCGCCAATAGAAATGCCCTCGAAAATATCTCTTTCAAAACGCGTAACGGACAAACCATTGCCTTTGTTGGGCCGTCGGGATCAGGCAAAACTACTTTGGTGAAGCTTTTAGTGGGATTATACCAACCGAAAGAAGGCGAGATTTTATATAACGGAATTGCAAGCAACGACATTGATTTGGATGCGTTGAGAGAAAAAATCGGCTTCGTAACACAGGATACACAGCTTTTCTCTGGAACGATTAGAGAGAATTTATTGTTCGTCAATCCAACGGCGACTGATGAAGAGTGCTACAAGGTATTGAAGCAAGCTGCTTGCCAAACACTTCTTTCGAGAGCTGACAAGGGTTTGGATTCGTTAATTGGAGAAGGTGGCGTTAAAGTTTCGGGTGGCGAAAAACAACGTCTGTCGATTGCCCGGGCGCTACTCCGCCAACCCGACATTTTGGTGTTCGACGAAGCAACATCGTCATTGGATTCGATTACGGAAGAAGAAATTACCAATACGATCAGAAACGTTTCGCACTTAACCGATCACATTACCATTTTAATTGCCCACCGTTTATCGACCATTAAACATGCTGATGTAATTTACGTTCTGGAGAAAGGTCGCATTATTGAGCAGGGCAAACACGAGGCTTTAATAGAACAAAACGGACTGTACCAGGCCATGTGGCGTCAACAAATTGGCGAAAGAATTGTTGAGGTTTAA
- the hflX gene encoding GTPase HflX: protein MGKQKFYDTAIKQERAILVGVVTPGEKDEQTKEYLDELAFLVDTAGGKVEKVFTQKMLKPERATFVGTGKLEEIKAYVKSEEIDTVVFDDELSPSQLRNIDRELGVKVLDRSNLILDIFASRAQTAQAKTQVELAQLQYVLPRLTGMWTHLERQKGGIGMRGPGETQIESDRRIILNKISLLKERLRSIDKQNETQRKNRGQLIRVALVGYTNVGKSTIMNMLSKSEVFAENKLFATLDTTVRKVVIDNLPFLLSDTVGFIRKLPHHLVECFKSTLDEVREADLLIHVVDVSHPNFEDQINTVNETLKDIGAIDKDMVLVFNKIDAYVSPEAEDEGDDGKLTLDEFKRSWMSHDKVPVLFISATEKENIEEFKTLLYDMVKAAHVARYPYDSNLLY, encoded by the coding sequence ATGGGAAAACAAAAATTTTATGATACTGCGATTAAGCAGGAGCGGGCCATTTTAGTGGGCGTGGTAACACCTGGCGAAAAGGATGAGCAAACGAAAGAGTATTTAGATGAACTGGCTTTTTTAGTCGATACGGCGGGCGGAAAGGTGGAAAAGGTTTTTACCCAAAAGATGCTTAAGCCCGAGCGTGCAACCTTTGTTGGTACGGGAAAATTAGAGGAGATTAAGGCTTACGTAAAATCCGAAGAAATTGATACCGTGGTTTTTGATGATGAACTTTCGCCATCGCAATTGCGGAATATAGATCGCGAGTTAGGCGTGAAGGTGCTCGATCGAAGTAACCTGATTTTAGATATTTTTGCAAGCAGGGCACAAACCGCACAGGCAAAAACACAGGTTGAGCTGGCTCAGTTGCAATATGTTTTACCACGTTTAACTGGTATGTGGACTCACCTTGAGCGCCAAAAAGGTGGTATCGGGATGCGCGGACCAGGTGAAACGCAGATTGAAAGCGATAGACGGATTATTTTAAACAAAATTTCGTTGTTGAAAGAGCGTTTAAGGAGCATTGATAAGCAGAACGAAACGCAACGCAAAAATCGTGGACAACTCATTCGCGTTGCATTGGTAGGATATACTAACGTTGGTAAATCGACAATTATGAATATGCTGTCGAAATCGGAGGTTTTTGCCGAAAATAAACTATTCGCAACTTTGGATACTACGGTACGCAAGGTGGTAATTGATAATTTGCCTTTCTTGCTTTCGGATACGGTTGGTTTTATCCGTAAACTGCCTCACCATTTGGTGGAATGTTTTAAATCGACGTTAGATGAGGTTCGGGAAGCTGATTTACTGATTCACGTAGTCGATGTTTCGCATCCTAATTTCGAAGATCAGATTAACACGGTTAACGAAACATTGAAAGATATTGGCGCAATAGATAAGGACATGGTTTTAGTCTTCAACAAAATTGATGCTTATGTTTCGCCGGAAGCTGAGGATGAAGGCGACGATGGCAAGTTAACTTTAGATGAGTTTAAGAGAAGTTGGATGAGCCACGATAAAGTGCCTGTTTTATTTATCTCAGCAACAGAAAAAGAAAACATAGAAGAATTTAAAACACTATTGTACGATATGGTGAAAGCTGCACATGTGGCCAGGTACCCGTATGATAGTAATCTGCTTTATTAA
- the recG gene encoding ATP-dependent DNA helicase RecG — translation MLNSILDTPIEFLKGVGPSRADVLKKELRLFTYHDLLAHYPFRYIDRTKYFKINQINIDSQYIQIVGRVISKKVIGDKRAKRIVAVFKDDTGLMELVWFQSLKWVDDHITVGAAYVAFGKPSLFNGTFSISHPEMELYQNKPVGRGNLTLQPVYNSTEKLKKFTLDSKGIQRLIAGLLDQVIPQVPETLPQYIIDKYQLPDKRMALLNIHFPKTQSDLNAAERRLKFEELFYIQLQLLHNKQLRQLKFKGATFEKVGDKVNRFYKEFLPFELTNAQKRVVKEIRIDTQRGVQMNRLVQGDVGSGKTAVALMSMLLANDNGYQACMMAPTEILARQHFASITELVTDDLVKVAILTGNTKKKERTLLHEQLESGEIDILIGTHALIEDKVKFKNLGLVVIDEQHRFGVEQRAKLWRKNIIPPHILVMTATPIPRTLAMTLYGDLDVSIIDELPAGRKPIETRHLFEGQRLRMFGFMKQEIAKGRQVYIVYPLIKESEKLDLLHLEAGVEQLSYQFPRPQYQISIVHGQMPNADKQFEMQQFIDGKSQIMVATTVIEVGVNVPNASVMVIENSERFGLSQLHQLRGRVGRGAEQSFCILMSGNKLSKEGKVRLETMVRTNNGFEISEIDLQLRGPGDITGTQQSGVLDLKLADLAKDQIILSEARNTVIALFEDDPQLLKPENAMLKAHLKKLERGISFDKIS, via the coding sequence TTGCTTAATTCGATATTAGATACACCTATTGAGTTTTTAAAAGGCGTGGGCCCCTCTCGAGCCGACGTTTTGAAGAAGGAATTAAGGCTCTTTACTTATCATGATCTGCTTGCACATTATCCATTCCGCTATATCGATCGAACAAAATATTTTAAAATCAACCAAATCAATATCGATTCCCAATACATTCAGATCGTTGGTCGTGTAATTAGCAAAAAGGTAATTGGCGATAAACGGGCAAAGCGTATCGTAGCAGTTTTTAAGGATGACACAGGACTTATGGAATTGGTTTGGTTTCAAAGTTTAAAATGGGTTGATGATCATATTACGGTTGGCGCAGCATACGTGGCATTTGGCAAGCCAAGCTTGTTTAACGGCACTTTCAGTATTTCTCATCCAGAAATGGAGCTGTATCAAAACAAACCTGTTGGAAGAGGCAACCTAACCCTTCAACCGGTTTATAATTCTACAGAAAAGCTCAAAAAATTTACGCTCGATTCTAAAGGCATTCAACGTTTAATAGCAGGCTTGCTCGATCAGGTTATACCACAGGTACCCGAAACTTTGCCGCAATATATTATAGATAAATATCAATTGCCGGATAAAAGAATGGCGCTGTTAAACATCCATTTTCCGAAAACACAAAGCGATTTGAACGCTGCCGAAAGGCGCTTAAAGTTTGAGGAACTTTTTTATATTCAGTTGCAACTATTACACAACAAGCAGCTGCGGCAATTAAAATTTAAGGGGGCAACGTTCGAAAAAGTTGGCGATAAGGTAAACCGGTTTTATAAAGAGTTTTTGCCTTTTGAACTAACCAATGCACAGAAACGGGTGGTTAAAGAGATCAGGATAGATACCCAGCGTGGTGTGCAGATGAACAGGCTTGTGCAAGGCGACGTAGGCAGTGGCAAAACTGCCGTGGCGCTAATGAGCATGTTGTTGGCCAATGATAACGGTTACCAGGCTTGTATGATGGCCCCTACCGAAATTCTCGCCCGCCAGCACTTTGCTTCTATTACCGAACTGGTAACAGATGATTTGGTGAAGGTGGCCATATTAACCGGAAATACGAAAAAGAAAGAAAGAACACTTTTACACGAGCAGCTGGAAAGCGGCGAAATTGATATTTTGATCGGAACGCATGCTTTAATCGAAGATAAGGTAAAATTTAAGAATTTAGGCCTGGTAGTTATCGATGAGCAGCATCGTTTTGGAGTTGAGCAGCGGGCAAAGTTGTGGCGTAAAAATATTATTCCGCCGCACATTTTGGTGATGACGGCAACCCCGATTCCTCGTACGCTGGCGATGACGCTGTACGGAGATTTGGATGTTTCTATTATTGATGAATTGCCCGCCGGGAGAAAGCCAATTGAAACACGCCATTTATTTGAGGGGCAACGCCTGCGCATGTTCGGTTTTATGAAGCAGGAAATTGCCAAGGGACGACAGGTTTACATTGTTTACCCGTTAATTAAGGAAAGCGAAAAACTTGATCTTTTGCATCTGGAGGCAGGCGTAGAGCAGTTGAGCTATCAATTTCCGCGGCCTCAATATCAAATCAGCATTGTACACGGGCAAATGCCGAATGCCGACAAACAATTCGAGATGCAGCAATTTATTGATGGAAAAAGCCAGATTATGGTGGCCACCACGGTTATTGAAGTGGGCGTAAATGTTCCTAATGCATCCGTAATGGTAATCGAGAATTCAGAACGTTTCGGGCTTTCACAGTTGCATCAACTTCGTGGAAGGGTAGGACGGGGAGCAGAACAGTCCTTTTGCATTCTGATGAGTGGAAACAAGCTAAGCAAAGAAGGAAAGGTTCGTTTAGAAACGATGGTAAGAACCAATAATGGCTTTGAGATTTCGGAAATCGATTTGCAGTTGCGTGGCCCCGGCGATATCACCGGAACACAACAAAGCGGCGTTTTAGATTTGAAATTGGCAGATTTAGCTAAGGATCAAATCATTTTATCAGAAGCAAGAAATACTGTTATTGCACTTTTTGAAGATGATCCTCAATTGCTTAAGCCAGAAAACGCCATGCTTAAAGCACACTTGAAAAAACTGGAACGCGGAATTTCTTTCGATAAAATTTCTTAA
- a CDS encoding MFS transporter: MAESDPNSVIVKPDPFAALRFKEFRSFLGMRFFFTLAYQMQAVVIGYHIYDLTHDPLKLGLVGLCEAIPAIGIALYGGYIADKSEKRGLLIKIFSGVWLASVLMLIITSKYLHLKEDLIVLIMYGLVFCIGLARGFFGPATFSLMAKIVPKELYPNSSTWNSSSWQLATIIGPLTGGLVNWLWGITAAYSVIVLLVSISLICIFTFKKHPSTYVPKENILHSLKEGIQFVFKTKMMVWAMSLDLFSVFFGGAVALLPMFAKDVFHLGSFGLGMMRGAASLGAVTTMLAMTRFSPMAKPWRNLLIAVTGFGVSIICYGLSKNFYLTLFFLFCEGSFDSVSVIIRQTIMQLLTPDDMRGRVSAVNSMFIGSSNEIGEFESGLSAKILTLVPAVVFGGSMTIGIAFITWLKTKSLTKLSLQDINEQTTKAA; this comes from the coding sequence GTGGCAGAATCTGATCCCAACTCCGTTATAGTAAAGCCTGATCCATTTGCAGCCTTGCGGTTTAAGGAATTCCGCTCCTTTTTAGGAATGCGCTTCTTTTTTACACTTGCTTACCAAATGCAGGCAGTAGTAATCGGCTATCATATTTACGATTTAACGCACGACCCATTAAAGCTCGGCCTGGTGGGGCTCTGTGAAGCAATTCCCGCCATTGGGATAGCACTTTATGGCGGCTACATTGCCGATAAAAGCGAGAAACGAGGTTTGCTGATCAAGATTTTTTCGGGGGTATGGCTGGCTTCGGTTTTGATGCTCATCATCACCAGCAAATACCTGCACTTAAAAGAAGACCTCATTGTTTTGATCATGTACGGGCTGGTGTTCTGCATCGGCCTGGCCAGAGGGTTCTTTGGGCCTGCAACCTTTTCGTTAATGGCGAAGATCGTTCCGAAAGAACTATATCCCAACTCGAGCACCTGGAATAGCAGCAGCTGGCAATTGGCTACCATTATCGGGCCATTAACCGGCGGCCTGGTAAACTGGCTCTGGGGAATAACTGCGGCTTATAGCGTGATCGTTTTACTGGTTTCCATTTCGTTAATCTGTATTTTTACCTTCAAGAAACACCCCTCAACGTATGTTCCCAAAGAGAACATTTTGCACAGTTTAAAAGAAGGGATTCAATTTGTATTTAAAACCAAAATGATGGTTTGGGCAATGAGTCTCGATCTTTTCTCGGTATTTTTTGGTGGTGCTGTGGCCTTATTGCCCATGTTTGCCAAAGATGTGTTCCATTTAGGATCATTTGGCCTGGGAATGATGCGTGGCGCTGCATCTTTGGGTGCAGTTACAACCATGTTAGCGATGACACGCTTTTCGCCAATGGCCAAACCATGGCGAAACCTGCTCATTGCCGTAACAGGCTTTGGCGTAAGTATCATTTGCTACGGCTTATCTAAAAACTTTTATCTTACCTTGTTTTTCTTGTTTTGCGAGGGATCATTCGATAGTGTGAGCGTTATCATTCGCCAAACAATTATGCAACTGCTTACACCCGACGATATGCGTGGTCGCGTTTCGGCAGTGAACAGCATGTTTATCGGATCGTCGAACGAGATCGGTGAGTTCGAGTCGGGCTTATCGGCGAAAATACTCACGCTCGTGCCTGCCGTAGTGTTTGGTGGAAGTATGACTATAGGAATTGCTTTTATTACATGGCTAAAAACAAAATCACTAACCAAATTGAGCTTGCAGGATATTAACGAACAAACCACGAAAGCCGCTTGA
- a CDS encoding cytochrome B produces MYNILKSAHSGWRYIVLILLVVAVVNALSGWLGKKSYTEGNRKLNVFTLISAHIQFLIGLILYFFSPLTKLPMSEPAGRYFKAEHAVIMLIAVVLITIGNARSKKVADAVAKHRNIAVFFGLAVILIVVAIFLMVKEVPGRSFFGIS; encoded by the coding sequence ATGTATAATATTCTAAAATCTGCTCACTCAGGATGGCGCTACATCGTATTAATTCTATTAGTTGTGGCCGTAGTTAATGCCCTTTCAGGATGGTTGGGAAAAAAAAGCTATACCGAGGGCAACCGCAAATTAAATGTGTTTACGCTTATTAGCGCACACATTCAATTTTTGATCGGTTTGATACTGTATTTTTTCAGTCCCTTAACCAAACTGCCAATGAGCGAACCCGCTGGCAGATACTTTAAGGCAGAACATGCAGTAATTATGCTTATTGCCGTTGTTTTAATTACCATTGGTAACGCACGCTCGAAAAAGGTTGCCGATGCAGTGGCAAAACACCGTAATATTGCTGTGTTTTTTGGATTGGCAGTGATCTTAATCGTTGTTGCAATATTTTTAATGGTTAAAGAAGTTCCCGGAAGAAGCTTTTTCGGAATATCTTAG